The Aquiluna sp. KACHI24 genome contains a region encoding:
- a CDS encoding MFS transporter: MSFQKRSLVRPIYAPSLLLNATEAALLPVLPVSAVSYGLGLAEAGVVVTVMMVSAMLFEIPASWLTTRLGERRAMLLATVSATALLSLAYFNLGYVALLVAAAGFGCSYALFGLSRHSLLTHLTPPEVRPRAMALLGGMFRGGWALGPIIGSFVIAFFGLQSAYLLAMALAIASGVIVYSVKAEKLASPPSGQHGNVWAVAKREAPKLLTLGVASGIISGARAIRLIGLPLLAVALGIDAATSSFIFGVTGLIDFALFYVSGIIMEKYGKFWSSVPTLMMLGVAYLFAFFVTDLTTFWILAAITSLANALSAGINMVLGADLAPEGARSEFLASFRLLTSGGSAFAPALISGITAFAGLPAALTITGLTNFVGAYLFWKYLPIYAPDRSRD, translated from the coding sequence GTGAGTTTTCAAAAGCGCTCTTTGGTTCGCCCAATTTACGCCCCCTCGCTGTTGCTAAATGCCACCGAGGCGGCGCTACTACCGGTCCTGCCAGTGAGCGCAGTTAGCTATGGGCTCGGGCTTGCCGAAGCCGGTGTCGTGGTTACCGTGATGATGGTCTCGGCCATGCTTTTTGAGATTCCAGCGAGCTGGCTCACCACTCGCCTTGGCGAGCGCCGAGCCATGCTGCTAGCCACCGTCTCCGCAACCGCATTGCTCTCGCTTGCCTACTTCAACCTTGGCTATGTTGCACTCTTGGTGGCAGCCGCTGGTTTTGGTTGCAGCTATGCGCTGTTTGGACTTTCGAGACACTCTCTCCTCACCCACCTCACCCCTCCTGAAGTGAGGCCCAGGGCCATGGCGCTTCTGGGTGGAATGTTTCGAGGTGGTTGGGCACTTGGACCAATCATCGGTTCGTTTGTGATTGCATTCTTTGGTCTGCAGAGCGCTTACCTTCTTGCCATGGCGCTGGCAATTGCATCAGGTGTGATTGTCTACTCAGTCAAGGCCGAGAAGCTGGCCTCTCCCCCATCTGGCCAACACGGCAATGTCTGGGCCGTGGCAAAACGTGAGGCTCCCAAGCTACTGACCCTCGGTGTTGCCTCAGGCATCATCTCGGGCGCAAGGGCCATCAGGCTCATCGGGCTACCGCTTCTAGCAGTTGCACTTGGCATCGATGCTGCAACCAGCTCGTTTATATTCGGCGTAACAGGACTTATTGACTTCGCACTGTTCTATGTCTCTGGCATCATCATGGAGAAATACGGTAAATTCTGGTCTTCGGTCCCCACCTTGATGATGCTTGGGGTTGCCTACCTTTTCGCCTTCTTTGTGACAGACCTGACCACCTTCTGGATCCTGGCTGCCATCACATCGCTGGCCAATGCGCTTTCAGCCGGTATCAACATGGTTCTCGGGGCGGATCTCGCCCCCGAGGGAGCAAGAAGTGAGTTCTTGGCCTCGTTCCGCCTACTAACCTCCGGGGGTAGCGCCTTTGCACCGGCCTTGATTTCAGGCATCACGGCATTTGCTGGGTTACCAGCAGCTTTGACAATCACGGGGCTAACCAATTTCGTCGGAGCGTATTTATTTTGGAAGTACCTACCCATCTATGCACCGGACCGGTCAAGGGATTAG
- a CDS encoding DMT family transporter yields the protein MKSDLAALGAVLLWSSLATLGVTLVHIPPILLTGLGLLIGSAISLVGSKFKIRELLVPPKALLIGVYGLLGFHLALFAAFQTAPVVSANLINYLWPLLLVLLAPLFTKSKLKFTHVIAALIGFAGAAIAILSGGGAGFSLEIGYLFALLAAIIWATYSLMSAKLEGLSSNSVGSFAFVSGALALGLHFVLEQPVAITPQDWFFILLMGLGPLGGAFYLWDYALKTGNPQRAGLISFATPVLSTTFLVIAQGKAPSFEIFLAAALIVVAAWIGRSVK from the coding sequence GTGAAAAGCGATCTTGCGGCCTTGGGTGCCGTTTTACTTTGGTCTTCGCTTGCCACCCTGGGCGTAACACTTGTTCACATTCCTCCAATTTTGCTAACCGGTCTGGGTCTTCTTATCGGATCCGCCATCTCGCTGGTCGGCTCAAAATTCAAAATCCGAGAACTTTTGGTTCCACCAAAGGCTCTACTAATCGGCGTCTATGGCCTTCTCGGTTTTCATCTCGCGCTATTTGCTGCATTTCAAACCGCTCCGGTCGTTTCGGCAAACCTGATCAACTACCTGTGGCCTTTGCTTTTGGTCCTGCTCGCGCCTCTGTTTACTAAGTCCAAACTCAAGTTCACTCACGTGATTGCTGCACTAATTGGTTTTGCCGGGGCGGCAATCGCAATCCTCTCGGGAGGTGGGGCTGGGTTCAGTCTTGAGATCGGCTATCTATTCGCTCTACTTGCAGCGATCATTTGGGCGACCTATTCACTAATGAGTGCCAAGCTCGAGGGGTTGAGTAGCAACTCTGTTGGCAGCTTTGCCTTTGTCTCGGGAGCATTGGCGCTGGGTCTGCACTTTGTACTCGAGCAGCCAGTTGCAATCACCCCGCAGGACTGGTTCTTCATCTTGCTGATGGGTCTAGGCCCGCTTGGTGGAGCTTTTTATCTGTGGGACTATGCACTGAAAACCGGTAATCCTCAGCGAGCAGGTTTGATTTCTTTTGCGACTCCAGTGCTGTCAACGACTTTTCTGGTGATCGCTCAGGGCAAGGCACCAAGTTTTGAGATCTTCCTGGCTGCAGCGCTGATTGTCGTTGCAGCTTGGATCGGTAGGAGTGTGAAGTGA